From one Montipora capricornis isolate CH-2021 chromosome 10, ASM3666992v2, whole genome shotgun sequence genomic stretch:
- the LOC138022072 gene encoding kappa-type opioid receptor-like, with translation MHLSTQFNGSSTLDDNQKRAVRFPQGVTVAVLVMTVFFFVFGTIGNALVCFVISKRHDLRKVPHYLFLNLSIIGLVSSVFVMPFLIAIIARAYMMNNSEAMDVLCKLRVFFAFFCSAINALSLSLMAIDRQDCVFRPFRRRIRKDNVLKILLTIWSTLIIISIFFIIVLSTDRAQCPSSDPFNLKSSFSGSTILFNVFITVFGTTFNCSAILIIVITFVRITKKLRSSSLPESRSNFLRFEASITKLTYKTCGIFILSWFPVIISHAFARFSSHADTDIIEIVKLVTLAFTNFTYAANPILHYTMLKVGPHLQPLSHASGNQVVMRPLGSFEVAALNTENMNI, from the coding sequence TACGGTTGCCGTGCTTGTTATGACTGTTTTCTTCTTTGTATTTGGAACAATCGGAAATGCCCTGGTTTGCTTTGTGATATCAAAGCGACACGATCTGAGAAAGGTCCCTCACTATCTATTCCTCAACCTGTCTATAATCGGACTGGTGTCTTCGGTGTTTGTGATGCCATTTCTGATAGCAATAATTGCGAGGGCTTACATGATGAACAACAGCGAAGCGATGGACGTACTATGCAAACTTCGTGTGTTTTTCGCATTCTTCTGCAGCGCCATCAATGCCCTGAGTTTGTCACTGATGGCGATCGATCGTCAAGACTGTGTATTCCGTCCTTTTCGTCGCCGTATTCGTAAAGATAATGTGCTAAAAATTCTTCTTACGATTTGGAGCACCCTAATAATAATTTCTATCTTTTTCATCATAGTCTTATCGACAGACCGTGCCCAATGTCCATCTTCCGATCCCTTCAACTTAAAATCTTCGTTTTCAGGGTCCACCATTTTGTTCAACGTGTTCATAACGGTTTTCGGAACAACGTTTAATTGCTCTGCAATCTTAATAATCGTGATAACATTTGTTCGTATCACGAAAAAGCTTCGATCCTCTTCTTTACCTGAATCTCGATCAAATTTCTTGCGCTTCGAGGCAAGCATTACAAAACTGACTTACAAGACGTGTGGCATATTTATATTATCATGGTTCCCAGTCATTATCTCCCATGCATTCGCTCGCTTTAGTTCCCATGCTGATACTGACATTATTGAAATTGTCAAACTGGTGACTCTTGCATTTACTAATTTTACATACGCAGCTAACCCTATTCTCCATTATACAATGCTGAAGGTTGGTCCACATCTACAACCATTAAGTCATGCAAGTGGGAATCAAGTCGTCATGCGTCCACTTGGTTCCTTTGAAGTCGCCGCTCTGAACACTGAAAATATGAACATATGA